A region of Subdoligranulum variabile DNA encodes the following proteins:
- the ilvD gene encoding dihydroxy-acid dehydratase has protein sequence MNSDNVKKGPERAPNRSLFYALGYTPEELDRPLIGVVSAYSEIVPGHMNLDKLADAVKAGVRMAGGTPILIPAIGVCDGIAMGHVGMKYSLASRELICDSVETMYMAHQLDGLVLVPNCDKIVPGMVMAAVRMDVPAIVCSGGPMLAGRYGGEEVSLSKMFEAVGAYKAGLINDEQLEDCTCNCCPGCGSCSGMYTANSMNCLCEAIGIALPGNGTIPAVYAKRLQLGKRAGMAIMDLVNRGVTARQIINERSIRNALTCDMALGCSTNTVLHLLAIAEEAGVPIDLKLFNEISAKTPNLCHLAPAGPTHMPDLYEAGGIPAVQAELAKAGLLDLEVPTVTGKTLGENIAGAKILDEKAIRPITNPYSPNGGLQILWGNIAPDGCVVKRSAVAPEMQVHSGPARVFDSEETAIAAIYAGEIHPGDVVVIRYEGPKGGPGMREMLNPTSALAGMKLDTTVALITDGRFSGASRGAAIGHVSPEAASGGPIGLVKEGDTIEIDIPNASIHLAVDDEELARRKAAYVQPEPNVKSGWLARYARLVTSANQGAVLK, from the coding sequence ATGAACAGCGATAACGTGAAAAAGGGCCCCGAACGGGCGCCCAACCGCAGCCTGTTCTATGCGCTGGGCTACACGCCGGAGGAACTGGATCGCCCGCTGATCGGTGTGGTCTCGGCCTACAGCGAGATCGTGCCCGGCCACATGAACCTGGACAAGCTGGCGGATGCCGTCAAGGCCGGTGTGCGGATGGCCGGCGGCACCCCGATCCTCATCCCGGCCATCGGCGTCTGCGACGGCATCGCCATGGGCCACGTGGGTATGAAATACTCTCTGGCCAGCCGCGAGCTGATCTGCGACAGCGTGGAGACCATGTATATGGCCCACCAGCTGGACGGCCTGGTGCTGGTGCCCAACTGCGACAAGATTGTGCCCGGCATGGTCATGGCGGCGGTGCGGATGGACGTGCCCGCCATCGTGTGCTCCGGCGGCCCCATGCTGGCCGGACGCTACGGCGGCGAGGAGGTCAGCCTTTCCAAGATGTTCGAGGCGGTGGGTGCCTATAAAGCGGGCCTCATCAACGACGAACAGCTGGAGGACTGCACCTGCAACTGCTGCCCCGGCTGCGGTTCCTGCTCCGGCATGTACACCGCCAACAGCATGAATTGCCTGTGCGAAGCCATCGGCATTGCGCTGCCCGGTAACGGCACCATTCCCGCCGTCTACGCCAAGCGGCTCCAGCTGGGCAAGCGCGCCGGTATGGCCATCATGGACCTGGTGAACCGGGGCGTGACGGCACGGCAGATCATCAACGAGCGGAGCATCCGCAATGCCCTGACCTGCGATATGGCTCTGGGCTGCTCCACCAATACGGTGCTGCACCTGCTGGCCATCGCCGAGGAGGCAGGGGTGCCCATCGACCTGAAGCTCTTCAATGAGATCAGCGCCAAAACGCCCAACCTCTGTCATCTGGCCCCGGCGGGTCCCACCCATATGCCCGACCTTTACGAGGCGGGCGGCATCCCCGCCGTGCAGGCGGAGCTGGCCAAGGCGGGCCTGCTGGACCTGGAGGTGCCCACCGTCACCGGCAAGACCCTGGGAGAGAACATCGCAGGGGCGAAGATTCTGGACGAGAAGGCCATCCGGCCCATCACCAACCCCTACAGTCCCAACGGCGGTTTGCAGATCCTCTGGGGCAACATCGCCCCCGACGGCTGCGTGGTCAAGCGCAGCGCCGTGGCGCCCGAAATGCAGGTCCACAGCGGTCCGGCCCGGGTCTTCGACAGTGAGGAGACCGCCATCGCGGCCATCTACGCCGGCGAGATCCATCCCGGTGACGTGGTGGTCATCCGGTATGAGGGTCCCAAGGGCGGCCCCGGCATGCGGGAGATGCTCAACCCCACCAGCGCGCTGGCGGGCATGAAGCTGGACACCACCGTGGCGCTCATCACCGACGGGCGGTTCTCCGGGGCCAGCCGCGGTGCGGCCATCGGCCATGTTTCGCCGGAGGCAGCCTCGGGCGGTCCCATCGGTCTGGTCAAAGAGGGAGACACCATCGAGATCGATATTCCCAACGCGTCCATCCATCTGGCGGTGGACGACGAAGAGCTGGCCCGCCGCAAGGCGGCCTACGTCCAGCCGGAACCCAACGTCAAGTCGGGTTGGCTGGCACGGTATGCGCGGCTTGTCACCAGCGCCAACCAGGGCGCTGTACTGAAGTGA
- a CDS encoding MFS transporter, producing the protein MVSLLLPVIYLAFISLGLPDGLLGAAWPSMYGQMGADLSWAGAVSMIISAGTIVSSLASDRLNSRLGTGKVTACSVALTAVALFGFSLSTAFWQLCLWAVPYGLGAGSVDAALNNYVALHYESRHMSWLHCMWGIGASIGPVIMGWALAADTWQSGYRIISLLQIVLTAVLVFSLPLWKRPDRTGAADITPEHRSLPQLMRIPGVPEVMVSFACYSAVECTTGMWAASYCTLVRGIDAGTAAGWASLFYLGITVGRFFCGFLTMKFNDHQMILGGQAVILAGLLLIFLPAGNGLLFAGLIIVGLGCAPIYPSIIHETPANFGRNLSMSMTGVQMAAAYVGTTLLPPFFGLLAQHISMTLFPWYLLAALILMTVSSEAMHRKTAAHRAANAAS; encoded by the coding sequence ATGGTTTCGTTGCTGCTGCCGGTGATCTATCTGGCATTCATCAGTCTGGGCCTGCCTGACGGTCTGCTGGGAGCGGCCTGGCCCAGCATGTACGGACAAATGGGGGCGGACCTCTCCTGGGCCGGGGCGGTATCCATGATCATCTCGGCAGGCACCATCGTGTCCAGCCTGGCCAGCGACCGGCTCAACAGCCGCCTGGGGACCGGCAAGGTCACCGCCTGCAGTGTGGCCCTGACGGCGGTGGCGCTGTTCGGGTTTTCCCTCTCCACAGCCTTCTGGCAGCTCTGCCTGTGGGCGGTGCCCTACGGTCTGGGCGCCGGCAGCGTGGATGCGGCCCTCAACAACTATGTGGCCCTTCATTACGAAAGCCGCCATATGAGCTGGCTGCACTGCATGTGGGGCATCGGCGCCAGCATCGGCCCTGTGATCATGGGGTGGGCTCTGGCGGCAGATACCTGGCAGAGCGGCTATCGGATCATTTCGCTGCTGCAGATCGTCCTCACCGCGGTGCTGGTTTTCAGTCTGCCGCTCTGGAAGCGTCCGGACCGGACGGGGGCGGCTGATATTACGCCGGAACACCGCAGCTTGCCCCAGCTTATGCGGATTCCCGGCGTGCCGGAGGTCATGGTCAGCTTCGCCTGCTATTCGGCAGTGGAATGCACCACCGGTATGTGGGCGGCCAGCTACTGCACCCTGGTGCGGGGCATCGACGCCGGCACCGCGGCGGGCTGGGCCAGCCTGTTCTATCTGGGCATCACGGTGGGCCGGTTTTTCTGCGGCTTTCTCACCATGAAATTCAACGACCACCAGATGATCCTGGGCGGGCAGGCGGTGATCCTGGCGGGACTGCTCCTGATCTTCCTGCCGGCGGGCAACGGCCTGCTCTTCGCGGGCCTCATCATCGTGGGGTTGGGCTGCGCGCCCATCTATCCCAGCATCATCCACGAAACCCCCGCCAACTTCGGGCGCAATCTCAGCATGTCCATGACCGGGGTGCAGATGGCCGCTGCCTATGTGGGCACCACACTGCTGCCGCCCTTCTTCGGACTGCTGGCCCAGCATATCAGCATGACGCTGTTCCCGTGGTATCTGCTGGCGGCACTGATCCTTATGACGGTCTCTTCGGAGGCCATGCACCGCAAGACGGCGGCCCACCGAGCTGCCAACGCAGCGTCCTGA
- the aroF gene encoding 3-deoxy-7-phosphoheptulonate synthase encodes MIIVLKQNAPADQVAAFCTELRGMGFEINDSTGHDTHILGLIGDTKALAESWVLANPVVDTCRRVSEPYKKANRKFHPDDTVVDVGGHKIGGGYFAVMSGPCSVEGKDQIIGIAQRVKAAGASILRGGAFKPRTSPYSFQGLRAEGLELLQEARAVTGQPIVTELMNNEHIPLFLDAKVDMIQIGARNMQNFELLKAVGKLKIPVLLKRGLSSTLEELVMSAEYIMAEGNPNVVLCERGIRTFETSMRNTLDISAVPMLKKMTHLPVVIDPSHAAGIAFMVPALAQAAVAVGADGLMIETHNDPAKAKSDGAQSLTPDQFDALMGVIRPELEFFGKTLN; translated from the coding sequence ATGATCATCGTATTGAAGCAGAACGCCCCCGCCGACCAGGTTGCCGCTTTTTGCACCGAATTGCGCGGTATGGGTTTTGAAATCAACGACTCCACCGGCCATGACACCCACATTCTGGGACTCATCGGGGACACCAAGGCCCTGGCCGAGAGCTGGGTGCTGGCCAACCCCGTGGTGGACACCTGCCGCCGGGTCAGTGAGCCCTACAAAAAGGCCAACCGGAAATTCCACCCCGACGATACCGTGGTGGATGTGGGCGGCCACAAGATCGGCGGCGGCTACTTTGCGGTGATGAGCGGTCCCTGCAGCGTGGAAGGCAAGGACCAGATCATCGGCATCGCCCAGCGGGTGAAAGCCGCCGGAGCCAGCATCCTGCGGGGCGGGGCCTTCAAACCACGCACCAGCCCCTACAGTTTCCAGGGGCTGCGGGCCGAGGGGCTGGAGCTCTTGCAGGAAGCCCGGGCCGTGACCGGGCAGCCCATCGTCACCGAGCTGATGAACAATGAGCACATTCCCCTATTCCTGGACGCCAAGGTGGATATGATCCAGATCGGCGCCCGCAACATGCAGAACTTTGAGCTGCTCAAGGCGGTGGGCAAGCTGAAGATTCCTGTGCTGCTCAAGCGGGGACTCTCCTCCACGCTGGAGGAGCTGGTCATGAGCGCCGAGTACATCATGGCGGAGGGCAACCCCAACGTGGTGCTCTGCGAACGGGGCATCCGCACCTTCGAGACCAGCATGCGCAACACGCTGGACATCTCCGCTGTGCCCATGCTGAAAAAGATGACCCACCTGCCGGTGGTCATCGACCCCAGCCACGCGGCAGGCATTGCCTTCATGGTACCGGCACTGGCCCAGGCGGCCGTGGCTGTGGGGGCCGACGGTCTGATGATCGAGACCCACAACGATCCCGCCAAAGCCAAGAGCGACGGCGCCCAGAGCCTGACTCCCGATCAGTTCGACGCGCTCATGGGCGTGATTCGTCCCGAACTGGAATTCTTCGGCAAAACCCTGAACTGA
- the ybaK gene encoding Cys-tRNA(Pro) deacylase, whose amino-acid sequence MGKEAKTNAMRMLERAKIAYTAHEYPHEEGQAVDGASVARLTGQDPARVFKTLVTQGADRNYYVFVVPVLAELDLKKAAKAAGVKSVAMIHVADINKVTGYIRGGCSPVGMKKQYVTVFDESCLAQPTMLVSGGRIGTQIECAPADLIKASRGKTAAITQEHEA is encoded by the coding sequence ATGGGAAAAGAAGCAAAAACCAACGCCATGCGGATGCTGGAGCGCGCCAAGATCGCCTATACGGCGCATGAATATCCTCACGAGGAGGGCCAGGCGGTGGACGGCGCCTCGGTGGCCAGGCTGACGGGGCAGGACCCGGCCAGAGTGTTCAAGACGCTGGTCACCCAGGGGGCGGACCGCAACTACTATGTGTTCGTGGTGCCGGTGCTGGCGGAGCTGGACCTGAAAAAAGCGGCCAAGGCGGCCGGCGTCAAGAGCGTGGCCATGATCCATGTGGCGGACATCAACAAGGTCACCGGGTACATCCGGGGCGGCTGCAGCCCGGTGGGCATGAAGAAGCAGTACGTCACGGTGTTTGACGAGAGCTGCCTGGCCCAGCCCACCATGCTGGTCTCGGGCGGGCGGATCGGCACCCAGATCGAGTGCGCTCCCGCCGACCTGATCAAGGCTTCCCGGGGCAAGACGGCGGCCATCACCCAGGAGCACGAGGCATGA
- a CDS encoding pseudouridine synthase → MRLDKYLSERTGLTRSESRKAITKGRVAVNGMVCRKADTQVAEDAAIAVDGTPLAGSYQKYVYIMLNKPEGVVSASRDKRDTTVVDLVAADFPRRALFPAGRLDKTSTGFVLLTDDGALAHDLLSPAHHVDKQYLVTLDTPLTDAMRAGFAAGVTLADGETMAPAEAEPAGEDPCVVKVTLHQGVYHQIKRMFGVYGAGVNALHRYAIGGVALDAALAPGQWRELTAEELALLQKR, encoded by the coding sequence ATGCGGCTGGATAAGTACCTGTCGGAACGCACCGGCCTGACCCGCAGCGAGAGCCGCAAGGCCATCACCAAAGGCCGGGTGGCGGTGAACGGCATGGTCTGCCGCAAGGCGGACACCCAGGTGGCCGAGGACGCGGCCATCGCCGTGGACGGCACCCCGCTGGCGGGCAGCTACCAGAAATATGTCTATATCATGCTGAACAAACCCGAGGGGGTGGTCAGTGCCAGCCGGGACAAGCGGGACACCACGGTGGTGGACCTGGTGGCGGCGGATTTCCCGCGGCGGGCGCTGTTTCCGGCGGGGCGTCTGGACAAGACCAGCACCGGCTTTGTGCTGCTCACCGATGACGGCGCCCTGGCCCATGACCTGCTCTCTCCGGCTCACCATGTGGACAAGCAGTACCTGGTCACCCTGGACACTCCGCTGACCGACGCCATGCGGGCAGGGTTTGCCGCGGGGGTGACGCTGGCCGACGGCGAGACCATGGCTCCGGCGGAAGCGGAACCGGCGGGGGAGGACCCCTGCGTGGTAAAGGTCACGCTGCACCAGGGGGTCTACCACCAGATCAAACGGATGTTCGGCGTCTACGGGGCGGGGGTCAATGCCCTGCACCGGTACGCCATCGGCGGCGTAGCGCTGGATGCGGCGCTGGCACCGGGACAGTGGCGGGAACTTACCGCCGAAGAACTGGCCCTGCTGCAAAAACGATAA
- a CDS encoding UDP-N-acetylmuramoyl-L-alanyl-D-glutamate--2,6-diaminopimelate ligase, which yields MNLCELLQATDGVLLQGDARADVQTLCYDSRAVTPGALFVCLPGLHTDGHAYAVRAAAAGAVGIVCERPIPGLPEALPVIQVTHSRRALAQLAIRLYGEPARQLTMIGITGTKGKTTTAHLVAAVLTAAGRKVGLIGTNGVRWPGYRHPLDHTTPESSDLQQLLRRMVDAGCDTCVMEVSSLGLKMDRVTGIEYDIGIFTNLSPDHIGPGEHASFAEYRAWKSVLFRRCRVGIVNADDPQTEAILTQHTCRVVTYGMDRPADWRAGTDFTLLHRPGLLGVTFTAAGPEGGSREYQLAMPGRFSIYNALAAIAAAGILQLPDTAVQTGLRTAVVEGRVEPVPIHAPFTVVLDYAHNEAAAENLLTTLRAYRPTRLIVVFGCGGGRSRVRRFGMGEACARLADFCIVTEDNSRGEPLADILADIRTGLRRGNPDTPFVEISDRRQALYDALDMARPGDIVAVIGKGHETTLQRGSETIPFCEREIIRNYMAGRRT from the coding sequence ATGAATTTGTGTGAGCTTTTGCAGGCCACCGACGGCGTCCTGCTCCAGGGAGACGCCCGCGCCGACGTACAGACCCTGTGTTATGATTCCCGCGCCGTGACGCCGGGCGCGCTCTTTGTCTGCCTGCCCGGTCTGCACACCGACGGGCACGCCTATGCAGTCCGGGCCGCCGCGGCGGGGGCCGTAGGCATTGTCTGTGAGCGGCCGATCCCCGGCCTGCCCGAAGCACTGCCCGTGATCCAGGTGACCCACAGCCGCCGGGCGCTGGCCCAGCTGGCCATCCGGCTTTACGGCGAACCGGCCCGGCAGCTGACCATGATCGGCATCACCGGCACCAAGGGCAAGACCACCACCGCCCATCTGGTCGCTGCCGTGCTCACAGCCGCCGGGCGCAAGGTTGGACTCATCGGCACCAACGGTGTGCGCTGGCCGGGATACCGCCATCCGCTGGACCACACCACGCCGGAGAGCAGCGATCTCCAGCAGCTTCTGCGCCGGATGGTGGACGCCGGCTGCGACACCTGCGTCATGGAGGTTTCCAGTCTCGGCCTCAAGATGGACCGGGTCACCGGCATCGAATATGACATCGGCATCTTCACCAACCTTTCCCCCGATCACATCGGGCCGGGAGAACACGCCAGCTTTGCCGAGTACCGGGCCTGGAAGAGCGTGCTGTTCCGACGCTGCCGGGTGGGCATCGTCAACGCCGATGATCCGCAGACCGAAGCCATCCTGACCCAGCACACCTGCCGGGTGGTGACCTACGGCATGGACCGCCCCGCCGACTGGCGGGCCGGGACGGATTTCACACTGCTCCATCGCCCGGGACTTCTGGGCGTCACCTTTACCGCCGCCGGGCCGGAGGGCGGTTCCCGGGAATACCAGCTGGCCATGCCGGGACGGTTCAGCATCTACAACGCCCTGGCGGCCATCGCCGCGGCGGGGATTCTGCAGCTGCCCGACACCGCCGTACAGACAGGGCTGCGCACCGCCGTGGTGGAAGGCCGGGTGGAGCCGGTGCCGATCCACGCCCCCTTCACCGTGGTACTGGACTACGCCCACAACGAAGCGGCCGCCGAAAATCTGCTGACCACCCTGCGGGCTTACCGGCCCACCCGGCTGATCGTAGTGTTCGGCTGCGGCGGCGGAAGAAGCCGGGTGCGGCGGTTCGGCATGGGGGAAGCCTGCGCCCGGCTGGCGGATTTCTGCATCGTGACGGAGGACAACAGCCGCGGGGAACCGCTGGCGGATATTCTGGCAGACATCCGCACCGGGCTGCGCCGGGGCAATCCCGACACGCCTTTTGTGGAAATTTCCGACCGGCGGCAGGCGCTCTATGATGCGCTGGACATGGCCCGTCCCGGGGACATTGTGGCGGTCATCGGCAAAGGGCACGAGACAACGCTGCAGCGCGGCAGCGAAACGATTCCCTTCTGTGAGCGGGAGATCATCCGGAATTACATGGCAGGCAGACGGACATAA
- the asnB gene encoding asparagine synthase (glutamine-hydrolyzing) produces the protein MCGIAGFVNARGDAEGPVLQAMLRRIAHRGPDGQGVFLEGRAALGHRRLAIIDLEGGPQPMFNEDGRFVVVFNGEIYNYQALTEELVAAGHTFATRSDTEVLLHGWEAWGRDLLPRLRGMFAFALWDRKTGTLFCARDPFGIKPLYYYQAADGTLLFASEIKAFLDHPAFEKRLNESQLELYLSFQYSPGEETFFRGVKKLLPAHCLTLDSSGLRVERWWQAEFTPELSPTDWAAAIDDTMQGSVAAHKIADVEVAGFLSGGVDSAYITALARPTRCYTIGYAEAGYDEADQAAHLARVLGIQSRVRRITPEEFWNAIPAVQYHMDEPLADAAAVALYFLNGEAAKDVKVCLSGEGADEFFAGYNIYKEPFTATWYDRLPAGLRRVLGAVAERLPAVPGVNFLVRRARPLAQRYYGNTALFTERQKRRLLRHDYRAALPFDLARPYWQASAGLDPVTRMQWCDLHLWLAGDILLKADKMSMAHSLELRVPFLDREVFALARRLPPDAKADARQTKKALRAAAARHLPLPSAERKKRGFPVPVRDWLRDPVYAARVRAAFDSPAAARFFQVRQLHILLDRHLRRRQDNWRQIFCIYCFLVWYEQFFGSDAA, from the coding sequence ATGTGTGGAATTGCGGGATTTGTCAACGCCCGGGGCGATGCGGAAGGCCCGGTACTGCAGGCGATGCTGCGGCGCATCGCCCACCGCGGGCCGGACGGCCAGGGCGTATTTCTGGAGGGGCGGGCGGCGCTGGGACACCGGCGGCTGGCGATCATCGATCTGGAGGGCGGCCCCCAGCCCATGTTCAACGAAGACGGGCGTTTTGTGGTGGTTTTCAACGGGGAGATCTACAACTACCAGGCACTGACGGAAGAACTGGTCGCCGCCGGGCACACCTTTGCCACCCGGTCGGACACCGAGGTACTGCTCCACGGCTGGGAAGCCTGGGGCCGGGATCTGCTGCCCCGGCTGCGGGGGATGTTTGCCTTTGCCCTGTGGGACCGAAAAACCGGCACGCTGTTCTGTGCCCGGGACCCTTTCGGCATCAAGCCGCTGTATTATTACCAGGCGGCGGACGGCACACTGCTGTTCGCCAGCGAGATCAAGGCGTTTCTGGATCATCCGGCCTTTGAAAAGCGCCTCAACGAGAGTCAGCTGGAACTCTACCTGAGTTTTCAGTATTCACCGGGGGAGGAGACCTTTTTTCGCGGCGTGAAAAAGCTGCTGCCCGCCCACTGTCTGACGCTGGACAGCAGCGGCCTGCGGGTGGAACGGTGGTGGCAGGCAGAATTCACCCCGGAGCTTTCCCCCACCGACTGGGCCGCGGCCATCGACGATACCATGCAGGGCAGCGTCGCCGCCCACAAGATCGCCGACGTGGAGGTGGCGGGCTTTCTTTCGGGCGGGGTGGATTCCGCCTACATCACCGCACTGGCCCGCCCCACCCGCTGCTATACCATCGGGTATGCCGAGGCCGGCTACGACGAAGCGGACCAGGCGGCCCACCTGGCCAGGGTGCTGGGCATCCAGAGCCGGGTGCGGCGCATCACGCCGGAAGAATTCTGGAACGCCATTCCCGCCGTCCAGTACCACATGGACGAACCGCTGGCGGATGCCGCCGCGGTGGCCCTGTATTTTCTCAACGGGGAGGCGGCAAAGGATGTAAAGGTCTGCCTTTCCGGCGAGGGTGCCGACGAATTCTTTGCGGGGTACAACATCTACAAAGAACCCTTTACCGCCACCTGGTACGACCGGCTGCCCGCCGGGCTGCGCCGGGTACTGGGAGCGGTGGCGGAACGTCTGCCCGCGGTGCCGGGGGTGAATTTTCTGGTACGGCGGGCGCGGCCGCTGGCCCAGCGGTACTACGGCAACACCGCCCTGTTCACCGAACGGCAGAAACGCAGGCTGCTGCGCCACGACTACCGCGCCGCCCTGCCCTTTGACCTGGCTCGTCCCTACTGGCAGGCCAGCGCCGGGCTGGACCCGGTGACCCGGATGCAGTGGTGTGATCTGCACCTGTGGCTGGCCGGGGACATCCTTCTTAAGGCCGACAAGATGAGCATGGCCCACAGCCTGGAGCTTCGGGTGCCCTTTCTGGACCGGGAGGTCTTTGCCCTGGCCCGCCGCCTGCCCCCCGACGCCAAAGCCGACGCCCGCCAGACCAAAAAGGCCCTGCGGGCCGCGGCGGCCCGGCATCTGCCTTTGCCCAGCGCCGAGCGGAAAAAGCGGGGTTTTCCGGTGCCGGTGCGGGACTGGCTGCGGGACCCGGTGTACGCAGCCCGGGTGCGTGCCGCTTTCGACAGCCCGGCGGCGGCGCGGTTCTTTCAGGTTCGGCAGCTGCATATCCTGTTAGACCGGCACTTGCGGCGCCGGCAGGACAATTGGCGGCAGATCTTTTGTATCTACTGCTTTCTGGTTTGGTATGAGCAGTTTTTTGGGAGTGATGCGGCATGA
- a CDS encoding helix-turn-helix domain-containing protein, giving the protein MTLGENIQAARKKKGLSQEALAEQVGVSRQALGKWEKDTALPSLDNLQALAAALDVSVDGLLGTARPGGTPEPSLTLDTLRALLEARDAEKRRRTRLWGGAALAVAALLLCGIFGVAWQYDRQVQALKENYAQAQQQFSATQSELSAQIEELQAAIRQGEATVLDWSWQPNGKVVHDLDWSWVPVSVSVTPRTATEGMTGQLVVVHQGGRYDGTTELMAMSLGADGVYRVERGLIFTVGETVDLSVQWQSTGGTTTNEPLGTVVCTEYTLGPEFLWDGYGTDFDYGYRTRMEVGRTMLTLTNYSVQMDLDCPAWMQIQSVTVELRLKGAAGEPAAEIELTCDDSWQSDTRNLSQWSGTFWNEEVKDGWPYEDGDVRFVAQVTDKNGNVWTDIHPLSEKP; this is encoded by the coding sequence ATGACGCTGGGAGAGAACATCCAGGCGGCGCGCAAGAAAAAAGGACTCAGCCAGGAAGCGCTGGCTGAACAGGTGGGGGTCAGCCGCCAGGCCCTGGGCAAGTGGGAGAAGGATACCGCCCTGCCCAGCCTGGACAATCTGCAGGCGCTGGCCGCTGCCCTGGATGTGAGCGTGGATGGGCTGCTGGGAACGGCACGGCCGGGCGGCACCCCGGAACCGTCGCTGACCCTGGATACCCTGCGGGCGCTGCTGGAAGCCCGGGATGCCGAAAAGCGGCGCCGGACCCGGCTGTGGGGCGGTGCGGCTTTGGCTGTGGCGGCGCTGCTGCTCTGCGGGATTTTCGGCGTGGCCTGGCAGTATGACCGCCAGGTGCAAGCCCTGAAGGAAAACTATGCCCAGGCGCAGCAGCAGTTCTCTGCCACCCAGAGTGAACTCTCGGCCCAGATCGAGGAGCTGCAGGCGGCGATACGGCAGGGGGAGGCCACCGTGCTGGACTGGAGCTGGCAGCCCAACGGCAAGGTGGTCCATGACCTGGACTGGAGTTGGGTGCCGGTGAGCGTTTCGGTGACGCCCCGCACCGCCACCGAGGGGATGACCGGTCAGCTGGTGGTGGTCCACCAGGGCGGCCGGTACGACGGCACCACCGAGCTGATGGCCATGTCCCTGGGGGCCGACGGCGTCTACCGGGTGGAACGGGGGCTGATTTTTACCGTGGGGGAGACGGTGGACCTCTCGGTGCAGTGGCAGAGCACCGGCGGCACGACGACCAACGAACCGCTGGGCACGGTGGTTTGCACCGAGTATACCCTTGGTCCGGAATTTTTGTGGGATGGATATGGTACGGACTTTGACTACGGATATCGCACCCGGATGGAAGTCGGCCGGACGATGCTGACCCTGACGAATTATTCGGTGCAAATGGACCTGGATTGTCCTGCCTGGATGCAGATACAGTCGGTGACGGTGGAACTGCGGCTGAAGGGAGCGGCCGGGGAACCGGCGGCGGAGATCGAGCTGACGTGTGACGATAGCTGGCAGAGCGATACCCGCAACCTGTCGCAGTGGAGCGGGACCTTCTGGAACGAGGAAGTCAAGGATGGCTGGCCCTACGAGGACGGCGACGTCAGGTTTGTGGCCCAGGTCACCGACAAAAACGGCAATGTCTGGACGGATATTCACCCGCTTTCGGAAAAACCATAA
- a CDS encoding carboxylate--amine ligase codes for MAGVLPVLLGGDANVYGMARSFYEAYGVHSVAVCKRALPALAHSRLVKAAVENGRLEEDGVFTAVLTALAKAHPDKTCLLVSCADGYTMQLARCREALAPYYRFACPDPATVRSLGTKEGFARVCAEQGLRTPRSVTLAAGAPLPDLPFAGPVIVKPADSPAYWNCHFPGKRKVYLTHSETELERVVQTVRQGGYTADLLLQEYIPGPDTALGVVNAYCARDGSVPWIVQGQVLLQERTPEGIGNYGAILTEPARQDTALLESLANLLRRSGWRGYANFDLKYDRCGEPVLFEMNPRQGRASYFCTAAGANLARPLVEDLVLQDSVTLPVLRPSVWYTAPWGVVRRYCPDRHLLRRAASLRYRGRGRCHLLAPGEGPARRFWFLLRQGAYGRKMRNHS; via the coding sequence GTGGCCGGGGTCTTGCCTGTTCTGCTGGGCGGCGACGCCAACGTCTACGGCATGGCGCGCAGCTTTTATGAGGCGTACGGTGTGCACAGTGTGGCGGTGTGCAAACGGGCACTGCCGGCGCTGGCCCACAGCCGTCTCGTGAAAGCGGCGGTGGAAAACGGGCGTCTGGAGGAAGACGGCGTGTTTACGGCGGTGCTCACGGCGCTGGCCAAAGCGCACCCGGACAAAACCTGCCTGCTGGTCTCCTGCGCCGACGGGTACACCATGCAGCTGGCCCGCTGTCGGGAAGCCCTGGCACCCTACTATCGTTTTGCCTGCCCCGACCCGGCGACGGTGCGATCCCTGGGGACCAAGGAAGGCTTTGCCCGGGTCTGCGCGGAGCAGGGCCTGCGTACCCCCCGGAGTGTTACGCTGGCTGCCGGAGCGCCGCTGCCGGACCTGCCCTTTGCCGGGCCGGTCATCGTCAAGCCGGCGGATTCCCCGGCCTACTGGAACTGCCATTTCCCCGGCAAACGGAAGGTGTATCTCACCCACAGCGAAACGGAACTGGAAAGGGTGGTGCAGACCGTCCGTCAGGGAGGCTATACGGCAGATCTGCTGCTGCAGGAGTACATCCCCGGCCCCGACACGGCGCTGGGGGTAGTCAACGCCTACTGCGCCCGGGATGGCAGCGTGCCGTGGATCGTGCAGGGCCAGGTGCTTTTGCAGGAACGCACGCCGGAAGGCATCGGCAACTATGGGGCCATTCTGACGGAACCCGCCCGGCAGGACACCGCGCTGCTGGAATCTCTGGCGAACCTTTTGCGCCGGAGCGGCTGGCGGGGCTATGCCAATTTTGACCTGAAATATGACCGCTGCGGGGAACCCGTCCTTTTTGAGATGAATCCCCGGCAGGGGCGGGCGTCCTACTTCTGCACGGCGGCGGGGGCCAACCTGGCCCGGCCGCTGGTGGAGGATCTGGTGCTGCAGGATTCTGTCACGCTGCCGGTGCTGCGTCCCTCGGTGTGGTATACAGCGCCCTGGGGCGTGGTGCGGCGGTACTGCCCCGACAGGCATCTGTTGCGGCGGGCGGCCAGCCTGCGGTACCGGGGACGCGGGCGGTGTCATCTGCTGGCACCGGGGGAGGGCCCTGCCCGGCGATTCTGGTTTTTGCTGCGGCAGGGTGCCTATGGACGCAAGATGAGAAACCATTCCTGA